From the genome of Papaver somniferum cultivar HN1 unplaced genomic scaffold, ASM357369v1 unplaced-scaffold_46, whole genome shotgun sequence:
GATAACCCACGAGTGATGTCAACAAGCAACCAGTGCATGGTTTGTATTCCAGGGGTATATATCCTTGGTCTAAATTAAAATACCAGAAACCATCTCATGAAACTGCATGTGACAGACTTGACTACTGGAGGTCCATAATTTACCAATCTATTATCTCAGACAACATATACAGGGACGAATATTACTAAGTAGTTATACCTGTCCAGTTAACATTTCATACAAGAGTACCCTGACGCTCCACCAATCTGCATCTTTCTTGTGCCCCTTAGACTGCAAGATTCTTGAACCATGTATCCTGTTGTTCCACACATTAAATTTGATTGGCTCGATTCATCGATTTCTTTTGCCATTCCAAAGTCAGTTAGCAGAACCTGTATGACAGGATTAGGATTAAGAACAAGATGTACTAATTCTAAAAAGTATGTGAGCAAATACACAAAAGTAGAGCATTTTGAACAGATACTATGGACGCACCAAAAACACGATACAATGTATCTGAGCACGACCTTACATGCCCATTGCTGTCCCTAAGGATATTTTCAGGTTTAAAATTCCGGTGCACGATTCACATCTGGTGGAGATGTGAAACAGCTGACAATATCTAGGCAGTATAAACCCTTGGTTGATCCTTACTACCGAAGACATCCCTAAAGCCAGTATCAAAGATAATAGCTAGTGCTgcaaatggtcaaacataataaTATACCTTAAAATTCCCTGCCGATACAGATGAAAGAAGCGACACCATCCATTTATAAAATCCAGGATCAGGTACAGCTTAGACTTTATCTGTGATATATATTTAATCCTTCAGTCCAAAATCCAACAGATATGATACCTGTATAAAGTAGAATTTGATGTTGTTCAATGTTTTAGATAGACATTTCAAAATTGTAAGttgaatttcttgttttctgtatTTTCTATGACACTGAAATTGACCGAATGTATCAATCTTACCTGAGAACATGGATGTTCAACTTCAAACATCTTCAAAAGCAAACCCCAAAGCAAATATCCAGTAGCGTTACTCATACGGTCCTCATACTAAGATTTTGCAAGTTAACCttcatcagaatcagtatccaGTACCAAACAAACATACAACTCCTGTAAAATAAACAAACTTACTTCAGTATTCCATTCCAGAAACACAACCAATTAATGAAAATTTCAACTTACCTTACTTTTGTAAGGCGGATAGCATATGGCTGGACCAACTCTTTCTCTCGTTATTCTTCCACTTAGATCCTGAAATTGATCTAACAACAGCTCCTCTAAAGAATGACCCAAACTGCGATCAACAGAAAACAAAAATGCTCATCAAAATGCAAACAATTCAGAGATCAATGAAAAACAACTAAACAGGAGACATCCAATTCAGTCTGCTATCTGGTGTTAAAACACACTGCTTTACCAGCGAAACCACTGCATCACCTCTCCAATAACTCATCTTGAAATTGCATATAAAAAagtaaattcaaaattttactaTACCCCTCTACTATAGTAGGAGAAATTTGGTCTTTGATTCAGATATAAAAAAGTAGCAATATTCAAAAAATTTCTTATACCcccagcttttttttttttatttttttgcttcatTCAGATATGTGGACCTCTCCAACTTTACCTCCACCAAGGGAAATTTATGATGGGAATATTGCCGACGAGCAGTTTTGTCCGATCTATAGGTATTCTACGTCTAAATTCCGATTGACTGAGGTAAGAACATAATCATTTTTTATCTCTTTGAGTTTATGAAAATCTTAAACTGGATTACTAATAATGGCCAATAAAGACTGTGTTTATACGTAAAATGTTCAGGGTGGTCATACTTGACACTTAGTAGGAAGTTGAATTCTTTGATGCGATTCCGAACGGCATATAATCACCATGCAACCTCATGGCACAGTAATAACCATCTTAATACAATTCCTTCAGTGAAAGAAGACATCACATCAACAGTGAAAGACAGAAGTGGATGTAGATCAGCTGTCTTCTTCTTCCACTCCCACCCACTAACCTTTGCTAAACAAGGGAACGAGGTTAAATACAAGAACCTTCATCCCTGCTAGCGCCCAATTGGAGTTAATACAGATAACCCCACTCTAACAAATATTCTTACTAATTAAGCGCATGAAACCATTTCAAGAAATGATActcttttgatttcattttttttttctttagagaGTGTTTGTGTTAGAGGGGTATGCAATGCATGTGCCTCCACCAAGCACCTCCTCCTCCACATTTCACcgttctttttaagttttgagcatctTCAGAGATATCTCTACTTTAGATTGCTGTTATAGGAAACTTTCTCAAAACAAATCAACTCTTCAAATAAATCTCGAATCACACCATAGAACTTCAGTAGCATATCGAACTTTCGAACTCCACTTTGTAATCAGAATATGAAATTACTCTAGAGTCTCTTCTTTTCAGGGATCAACCGGGCTAAACGCAAGAATATGGTGTGCGACAAAGAGAAAACCGaggggagaaaagaagaagaaaattactATCTTAATCCCGAGGCTAAAAGCAAGAATACGGTATGGACATAATTAGCTTAATCCCGAGGATTTTTCAGATGATCTTCAGTTGTTCCGCAATGACTGTCTTGGTCTCTGCGCAAGATGTTGACAAATACGTGGCTTTCAGGTTACCATCATAgcctcttcttctgttttcttaaacaagaaaattacTTCAATTGAATGATATGTCTGATTGAATAGAGTCTGCATGCCTTTGTGAATTCTTAGTATACCAATCTTTATTTCAGTTCAATCCTACATATTGTTTGGTTATAAGACATGAGCTGTATTGTTAGTATTTCCAATTTCCATGATTCAATTCAAGCAAATAACTGTTATGTCCTATGAGATTATTGTGAATCCACAAAGTAATTTTCACTTGCAATATCAGCTATATTTACAATCTCTTCTTTCAATTTGTACAATCTCAAAAATTAGTGAGCATATAGCTTTTCATATGTGCCGAAATCCAATAGCTATAATTTTAGTGTGTTCATGTTTGCATTATGTAACCATGAAATTCAATGTGACAGCTTTTTGATGGTAATAATGAGCTTATTGACCCCCTGGAGTCTTATGTTGGCGATTGCACAAGTGTATGATCTTGCTGGATTCCAGCTTCTTCAACCTAGAATAATCAAGATAGGCATCATTATTGGAGACGCGGTGAGAAACTGAATTCTGTAAAATGGAAAAACTAATTGCACTAAGAATCGTTTACTTACTAAACTAATTGCAGGTTCTCTCTTTTCTCGCTCTAGCAGCCGCCTCCTCAGCTGCGGCCGTGATCAGCTTCTTACCAGACTTGAAGGGATCCAGCAGATATCAGCTCGCAGCCACATTGGCGTTTTTCACCTGGATCATGACGGCTTCTTCAGCTCTCCTAAACTTCTGGCTATATCACTCAGTTTGAATCATTCCTTGAAGCATGGTTGGGGAACAAActtaaaaccagaaaataaaaaaagatatctTGAAGCATATCTTGAAACTCAATTTGAATCATATGTTGAAGCATGTTTAAAAATTTCTTGTCAGATGGTATGAGTCACCTCATGCGGTGATAACCATTGCTTAACTCATGTGCTGTGCTGTGACAGATGACATGAATTACCTCGAACAGTAATTATTATCTCTTGTCTCACAGGTTGTAGAGTTATCAGATGGTATGAATTACTTTAAAGGGGCAACAGTCATCTCTATCTCATATTTTGCACAGTTAATCAGATAATAGGAGCTGAAAAACAGTAATTGTCTCTTCACTAGGTAGTATGCATGAACACCCAGTACTGGAACTACCTCTTACCCACGATGTACTTCCACGGTTGCAATCATCTCTGAacagatggtatgaactgccacGCAGTAACCAACTCTTTTCCGACGATATGAACAACCTCGCACAGTTGAGCCGGCACGACCGCAGTTCATCGCGTCATGCACCACAAAAACAGCAATTAAGTTCACGCATACCAGCCGTGAGCCGTACCTCAAATCTTAAACACACACACATGATTGTGGAGTCAAGAGCAAACTACTGTGTAACTAAAATTATTCCACCAAACGTATCATGCTTATGAGCGCGCGTATGTGTAACTGAAAGTTTAGAAGCGGTGTACAAGTAGAGCAAGGTATCATTAAAGTACCAGAAAGAATAGAAGTGGTGTACAAGTAGTGCAAGGTATCAAATGGAGCAAGTGTACACAGTACTTAAATGTTGTAGCTGTACAACTGGTTAAACCAAAATACAAGGAGAGTTAAGCAGAAAAACTACTACAGCTAAGCAAAGCAAGAACACATTTGTACGAAAATGCTGATGAGTGTAAAGATCTTGATGGGGAGCTCAAGAGATTGAGAAAAGATGCTAAAGAAATGAACCAGAGAGATCTTACAGAATAATTTTCATAAAAAGAACTTCACatgttatatatttttattgCTTCTGCAGTCCTATATTTCGATACACAGCTACCATGGACATCTTATATGATCTTGTACAATAACTTTAAAGTTGAAAGGAACTATACAGGCACTTACTCCAACAAAAGTCATTGCAGATAATATCATTTTGCACCTATTACCACTAGTACAAACAACAGTTCCCAAGCAGACATTAAAACATCTTGCTACCACTATAGCTCACAACAACTCAAGTACATATATACTTCGATCAAACAACAGTAATTTGGATTAAACAGACTTCTCCCGTTGCACATAGCTAATTAATCAGCCAGACTTCTCGACAGACATCATAAATAAATTTCAGGATCCGCCAAAAGCAATTTAGAAGCCGTATTACCACAGTTACAAATGTAGATAACCGACGTATAGGCTAAATAGAAATGCTGTGTCAAGTCAACACTACACATAAAAATGAAACGCAGTATGGATATACGTACTGGCAGCAAGGCATTAGTATTATCCTACTATAATACTGTTATACCGTTCAAGCACATCACAGGCTAACCAAACGAAACCAACAACACCTCATGCTACAGCATTACATGAATTAAATGAGTAATACCAGACTACCGGTTATATTAGCACATAATTCCCAACTACACTAGTCCTTACAACAACCACCAAAAAATTGTCACACACATCAACCACTAAAGATCGCTAGTATACAGAAATCTACAATGTACTCTTTTACCATCAGTTTCGAAGTAAAAATAAAATTAGGCGAGAGTCTGTGTGACATGAATCTCAAACAAACTACTTTAAAAAGGAGCACGACATGGTAGAGAGGTTTCCACATGTTCAAGGCCATCTTATAGGGGGCACACAAAAATGCATTTATGCTTCACAACACCAACTAGAAATATACAATTTTCCATTGGGAAGTTTCCTATGGTAACCCAAAACCACAAATGAATTAAGCTAGATCCCAACCATCGCTTTACATGGTTAGCTGGCTATAACATAAAGCTAAGTCTTAATAATTAATTCCAAAAGAATCACTACATACAATCTACAGAGTGGAAAAAGAATAATTGAGAGAACCAAACCTGGTGTCAAGAAATTAGTTAAAACAATCCATATGAATGATAAGTTCATCCTCCCATTGTTGAAGAAGACCTGACAATGGAATCCAAAACTAGCATAAGAAATCAAAGGCCAAAAATCTAGTTCTCTTTTCAATTTTACTAATACCTAGAATAATTTGGATTGAATCAAAGATTGATACGACATCCAAGACACAAAAGTGGCACTAACTATCAACCAACAGTATACTTGAAAGTCTTTTAGCTTACCTTTCAAAACAGTTAATCAAACCAAGGTATATTTTTTAAGGACATTTAAAACAGTCCCCTATTAATACCCACACCATTACTAAGATATTAAAGACAACAATAAGAGATTTTACCCATTTTACTTTTCTTTCAGGCTTTTCATTAAACACTTAAGATGCAGAAACTTGTGCTGGAGAAGATCACCTTGTTTTGTAGATTTGGATCCATAGCTTTCTTGACCTGACCTGTCATGCACAATCCCAGATACTCACTGATTCAATTAGGCATCCATACCCATCATGCATCGACATAAAAACAACGGCAGTAATCCTTACATATCCTCACTGTTTTCTTCGCAGTTAAACCCTTGTCTCCATTTAAATGCGAACCCATCTAACCATACCTTAACCTCACTTTGAATCAAACAGAATTTCATTTTCCTTCTCTCTTATTTTCACTGAAATTTATCTAGGAAGCAAACTCTTCTTCGAGTTCTTCCGTCAATTCTATGTTTAGTAAATAAGATTCCCAACCCTTGGTACGACGAGCCAATTGTCTAATTCAGTGTTGAAAACAGAAAAATCTTTTGGCAGAGAATTGAGAGCTTCAAATATCAGTAGTGgagtttcctcttcttcttttttgcgaactagaattttttttgttggtCGATGTTGACGTGCAACAGAGTTTTCGATGCGCTACAGAATTTTTATTTTGCTAGACTTTTTATTCTCATGTTGCGTACTTATTTTTCTTGCACCCCTCCGTTGAGATCTTCGCTCTGCCCCTAGTTCTTGTATGTCATTTGGTGCAATATCTCCAGATACAACACAATATGTTATTCAAAGCCAGCATGCGCCAAAGAGTAAGGAATTTTCCTTAACATGGCTATATGAACGAACACTTCCATGAGCTTCTCTTACGAAGCTCCCGCTTTTTAGTTCTCTCAAATTGTGTGCATGGACTGTTGGTCATATATAACGAATATatatgtaagttgaacaaatcaaATGCGGAAGCGGGTTATTAGTTCGTACCTTGTAATCGCTCCAAATGAGGATGACGTCGAACCAACGGATCACTTGCGTTTCACGTTCTTGAACCTCCAAACTCGGCGGTGAGTAGGTGCCACAAAAATTAGCACAAATTATATTTCCACAAACTAAATACCGTATAGAACTTCTACTTCTTCTCCAAAGGACACAAAGGAATTTTAGGTGTTCTTCAACTAATGTTTGAATACTAGAAGACTTTGCTAGCTAACTTGAATGCTCACTTAGAACTATCTAGATAAACTCACTACTACACTTCTAATTGTTGTTTCAACAAATGAAACtagaagcctatttatactcaaactTTAAGCATCCTCTCTTggcaagtgtcaaggaagaaccaACACTTGGAGCAAGTACTAACAATTGTTAACATGGAGATAAACACATGGAGTAAGTGATTAAACACTTGTTATCATCATGCAAACACATGGTGGCAAGAAACAAGACACATGTTTCACCATGGCTTGGTTAGTTGGAGAAGGATTTTTCCTTTGATAAAGTCAAGCA
Proteins encoded in this window:
- the LOC113342699 gene encoding CASP-like protein 5C1 → MDIISLIPRIFQMIFSCSAMTVLVSAQDVDKYVAFSFLMVIMSLLTPWSLMLAIAQVYDLAGFQLLQPRIIKIGIIIGDAVLSFLALAAASSAAAVISFLPDLKGSSRYQLAATLAFFTWIMTASSALLNFWLYHSV